In the Leptotrichia sp. oral taxon 223 genome, CTGCAAATAACCGCTGTTTACTGGTTATTTTTAGTTCTCTTATTCAGCCTCAGCTATTCTTGGCTTAGGCAGTATGCCTTCAATTTCATTATGAGGACGTGGTATTACATGAATTGAAATTAATTCTCCAACTCTTTCAGCAGCCGCAGCCCCTGCATCTGTCGCAGCCTTTACAGCCCCGACATCTCCTCTTACTAGCACTGTTACCAGTCCTCCACCAACGTGTTCCTTTCCAATCAAAGTTACATTGGCAGCTTTCACCATCGCATCTGCAGCTTCTATTGCAGCTACAAGCCCTTTAGTTTCAATCATTCCTAACGCATTTAATGTTGCCATCGTTATTCCTCCTTATTATTTCTTACTAAAATTTCTATCAATTTTTTCTTAGGCATCGTCTTTATTTGATTCCATGTGTAGCCAATTTTAAGGTTGTTGACCTTTGTCTTTAAATCCACTACTTTCATGTCCTGATACTGTTTTTTTACCTTTTTTGTTTCCTCATCTTTTTTTTTTAAAGTTTCTGTTATTGAAACTTCTTCATTTTCCTGAATAATATTATTTTGGTTCCCTGTTTCTGCATTTTCCGTTATTTCCTGAACTGATTCTTCTATTATTCCTTCTGTTTCCGTTTCTGCAATATCTTCAGGCTGCTCTTTGATAAATTGGTTTTCATTTTCATTTTCAATATCTGCATTTTCATTTACTGCCTGCTCAATCACTTCTTCTGTCATTATTTGCACTTCAGTTTTTTCATTATCATTGTCCGATTTTTCAATAATGTCTTCATCGTTTTGCACATCGGCAGTTTTTTCATCAGATTTTTTTCCAATGTCACTTATCAGAATTTTCTTTGTTTCAGAAGCCACTCTTGCAATAACGTTACTGCTCAGGAAATTTCCAAGCCTTCTGGCACTTTCACTTGCGGCATCCACAGCGGCATTTACAGCAGCCACATCTCCCGCTACTTCAATGGTCACAATTCCACCTTTTACATAGTAGCAGTTTGTAAGTGTTACATCAGCTGCCTTCAAGGCAGCATCTGCAGCTTCTATTGCAGTCACAAGCCCCCGTGTTTCCACATATCCGTACGAATCCATCTATCTATCACCTTCTAATCTGCTCGGAATCATCTT is a window encoding:
- a CDS encoding BMC domain-containing protein — translated: MATLNALGMIETKGLVAAIEAADAMVKAANVTLIGKEHVGGGLVTVLVRGDVGAVKAATDAGAAAAERVGELISIHVIPRPHNEIEGILPKPRIAEAE
- a CDS encoding BMC domain-containing protein encodes the protein MDSYGYVETRGLVTAIEAADAALKAADVTLTNCYYVKGGIVTIEVAGDVAAVNAAVDAASESARRLGNFLSSNVIARVASETKKILISDIGKKSDEKTADVQNDEDIIEKSDNDNEKTEVQIMTEEVIEQAVNENADIENENENQFIKEQPEDIAETETEGIIEESVQEITENAETGNQNNIIQENEEVSITETLKKKDEETKKVKKQYQDMKVVDLKTKVNNLKIGYTWNQIKTMPKKKLIEILVRNNKEE